One region of Cheilinus undulatus linkage group 4, ASM1832078v1, whole genome shotgun sequence genomic DNA includes:
- the LOC121507951 gene encoding uncharacterized protein LOC121507951 isoform X1 — protein sequence MEVCKDNEQGHPVKPKVPSKRIRKGLSEKAKIAKRESDRLRAKNRVNLGRAHGVWKQIQEEHGFKTDADVAFFLINIYLQSKSQAQLDSQILNGQSSSQTCESAHFEYQLSMSSQSEDEQEDSTAPSEESVINRTDSEKKDSTSQDMRTEDDDSTTSQPENKAVEGNKDEDYNTSLIVGDGLHFVDLASSSEFIVDEECILKLFKSCRKCNRQCRVTKRVKGLKLVVSQACCYCENRAKWTNLPDDSSGFPINGKQTIHGQISSVM from the exons ATGGAAGTCTGTAAGGACAACGAACAAGGACACCCAGTGAAGCCCAAAGTGCCTTCAAAGAGAATAAGGAAGGGTCTTTCTGAGAAGGCCAAGATAGCGAAGCGAGAGTCTGACAGACTGAGAGCGAAGAACAGAGTCAACCTGGGCCGGGCGCACGGAGTCTGGAAACAAATACAAGAAGAGCATGGCTTCAAAACCGATGCTGATGTGGCTTTCTTTCTCATAAATAT ATATCTTCAGTCCAAGTCACAAGCTCAACTGGATTCTCAGATTCTAAATGGGCAATCTTCAAGTCAGACATG TGAGAGCGCACATTTTGAATACCAGTTGAGCATGAGTTCTCAGAGCGAAGATGAACAGGAGGATTCTACTGCTCCCTCTGAAGAGTCAGTGATCAACAGAACG GACTCTGAGAAAAAGGATTCTACAAGTCAAGACATGAGAACTGAGGATGACGACTCGACAACTAGCCAGCCAGAAAATAAAG CTGTTGAAGGAAATAAGGATGAAGATTATAACACTTCATTAATCGTTGGAGACGGCCTTCACTTTGTTGATTTGGCTAG CTCGTCAGAGTTCATCGTTGATGAAGAGTGTATCCTCAAACTGTTCAAGTCATGTCGGAAATGTAACAGACAATGTCGAGTAACAAAACGGGTCAAAGGACTGAAGCTGGTTGTAAGCCAGGCCTGCTGTTACTGTGAAAATCGTGCTAAGTGGACTAACCTGCCTGATGACAGCAGTGGATTCCCAATAAATGGAAAACAGACGATACATGGACAAATCAGCTCTGTGATGTAG
- the LOC121507951 gene encoding uncharacterized protein LOC121507951 isoform X2 yields the protein MSLRYLQSKSQAQLDSQILNGQSSSQTCESAHFEYQLSMSSQSEDEQEDSTAPSEESVINRTDSEKKDSTSQDMRTEDDDSTTSQPENKAVEGNKDEDYNTSLIVGDGLHFVDLASSSEFIVDEECILKLFKSCRKCNRQCRVTKRVKGLKLVVSQACCYCENRAKWTNLPDDSSGFPINGKQTIHGQISSVM from the exons ATGTCGCTGAG ATATCTTCAGTCCAAGTCACAAGCTCAACTGGATTCTCAGATTCTAAATGGGCAATCTTCAAGTCAGACATG TGAGAGCGCACATTTTGAATACCAGTTGAGCATGAGTTCTCAGAGCGAAGATGAACAGGAGGATTCTACTGCTCCCTCTGAAGAGTCAGTGATCAACAGAACG GACTCTGAGAAAAAGGATTCTACAAGTCAAGACATGAGAACTGAGGATGACGACTCGACAACTAGCCAGCCAGAAAATAAAG CTGTTGAAGGAAATAAGGATGAAGATTATAACACTTCATTAATCGTTGGAGACGGCCTTCACTTTGTTGATTTGGCTAG CTCGTCAGAGTTCATCGTTGATGAAGAGTGTATCCTCAAACTGTTCAAGTCATGTCGGAAATGTAACAGACAATGTCGAGTAACAAAACGGGTCAAAGGACTGAAGCTGGTTGTAAGCCAGGCCTGCTGTTACTGTGAAAATCGTGCTAAGTGGACTAACCTGCCTGATGACAGCAGTGGATTCCCAATAAATGGAAAACAGACGATACATGGACAAATCAGCTCTGTGATGTAG